One Punica granatum isolate Tunisia-2019 chromosome 3, ASM765513v2, whole genome shotgun sequence genomic window carries:
- the LOC116201567 gene encoding IAA-amino acid hydrolase ILR1-like 4 isoform X1, which translates to MGHLRRWVPLILILCILIPLSSSRSTLTPEELALVATSFLNLAKTPEVSEYMVRIRRRLHEYPELGFEEFETSKLIRAALDEMGIRYKHPLAVTGIVGYIGTGKPPFVALRADMDALAMEETVEWEHKSKVSGKMHACGHDAHVAMLLGAAKMLQGRRHELQGTVVLVFQPAEEGGGGAKIMMEDGALENVSVIFGVHVTARYPIGTVVSRPGPILAASGFFEAVISGKGGHAAIPQHAVDPIVAASSAIVSLQHLISREADPLDSQVVTVAKFEGGGAYNVIPDSVTIGGTFRAFSKESLYQLTRRIEELQVIRRQASVHRCNASVSFDAKPFYPVTENDRYLHQHFLNVAEDMLGASKILDMKPLMGSEDFSFYSEVIPGYFYYVGMKNETLGVYEPGHSPHFRVNEDVLSYGAAVQASLAARYILEHHHEDEAVKEVPQDEL; encoded by the exons ATGGGCCACCTCCGCAGATGGGTTCCCCTGATTTTGATTCTCTGCATCCTCATCCCTCTGAGCTCTTCAAGATCGACTCTGACCCCTGAAGAGCTGGCCCTCGTTGCAACCAGTTTTCTGAACCTCGCGAAGACGCCGGAGGTGTCGGAGTACATGGTGAGGATCCGGAGGAGGCTCCACGAGTACCCAGAGCTCGGGTTCGAGGAGTTTGAGACCAGTAAGCTCATCAGAGCAGCGCTTGACGAGATGGGGATCCGTTACAAGCACCCACTTGCCGTTACTGGCATTGTGGGTTACATCGGGACCGGGAAGCCTCCCTTTGTGGCTCTCAGGGCAGACATGGACGCCCTTGCTATGGAG GAGACTGTGGAGTGGGAGCATAAAAGCAAAGTTTCTGGAAAAATGCATGCTTGTGGACACGACGCACATGTAGCAATGCTCCTTGGTGCGGCAAAGATGCTGCAAGGCCGTCGGCACGAGTTGCag GGAACAGTTGTTCTTGTTTTCCAACCAGCTGAGGAAGGAGGTGGGGGTGCAAAGATAATGATGGAGGACGGAGCTCTCGAAAACGTGAGTGTCATCTTTGGGGTGCACGTAACTGCTAGGTATCCTATCGGGACTGTAGTGAGCAGGCCTGGACCGATCTTGGCTGCTTCTGGCTTCTTTGAGGCAGTTATAAGTGGAAAGGGAGGCCATGCTGCCATTCCTCAGCACGCGGTCGATCCGATTGTAGCAGCCTCAAGTGCGATTGTTAGTCTCCAACATCTCATTTCACGTGAAGCCGATCCACTCGATTCTCAA GTAGTCACAGTAGCCAAGTTTGAAGGAGGCGGGGCTTACAATGTCATTCCGGATTCTGTCACAATTGGTGGAACATTCCGAGCATTCTCAAAGGAAAGCCTTTACCAACTTACACGTAGAATCGAAGAG TTACAGGTGATTAGAAGACAAGCTAGTGTACACAGATGCAATGCTTCAGTCTCCTTTGATGCTAAGCCATTCTACCCAGTAACAGAAAACGACCGATATCTCCACCAACACTTCCTCAATGTTGCAGAGGACATGTTGGGTGCGAGCAAAATCTTAGACATGAAACCCCTGATGGGTTCGGAGGACTTCTCGTTCTACTCAGAGGTGATTCCTGGGTACTTTTACTATGTCGGGATGAAGAACGAGACTCTAGGAGTCTATGAACCAGGGCATTCTCCTCACTTTCGGGTCAATGAAGATGTTCTTTCTTATGGAGCGGCAGTTCAGGCATCACTAGCTGCAAGGTACATCCTCGAACATCATCACGAAGATGAGGCAGTAAAAGAAGTTCCTCAAGATGAATTGTGA
- the LOC116201567 gene encoding IAA-amino acid hydrolase ILR1-like 4 isoform X2 codes for MGHLRRWVPLILILCILIPLSSSRSTLTPEELALVATSFLNLAKTPEVSEYMVRIRRRLHEYPELGFEEFETSKLIRAALDEMGIRYKHPLAVTGIVGYIGTGKPPFVALRADMDALAMEETVEWEHKSKVSGKMHACGHDAHVAMLLGAAKMLQGRRHELQGTVVLVFQPAEEGGGGAKIMMEDGALENVSVIFGVHVTARYPIGTVVSRPGPILAASGFFEAVISGKGGHAAIPQHAVDPIVAASSAIVSLQHLISREADPLDSQVVTVAKFEGGGAYNVIPDSVTIGGTFRAFSKESLYQLTRRIEEVIRRQASVHRCNASVSFDAKPFYPVTENDRYLHQHFLNVAEDMLGASKILDMKPLMGSEDFSFYSEVIPGYFYYVGMKNETLGVYEPGHSPHFRVNEDVLSYGAAVQASLAARYILEHHHEDEAVKEVPQDEL; via the exons ATGGGCCACCTCCGCAGATGGGTTCCCCTGATTTTGATTCTCTGCATCCTCATCCCTCTGAGCTCTTCAAGATCGACTCTGACCCCTGAAGAGCTGGCCCTCGTTGCAACCAGTTTTCTGAACCTCGCGAAGACGCCGGAGGTGTCGGAGTACATGGTGAGGATCCGGAGGAGGCTCCACGAGTACCCAGAGCTCGGGTTCGAGGAGTTTGAGACCAGTAAGCTCATCAGAGCAGCGCTTGACGAGATGGGGATCCGTTACAAGCACCCACTTGCCGTTACTGGCATTGTGGGTTACATCGGGACCGGGAAGCCTCCCTTTGTGGCTCTCAGGGCAGACATGGACGCCCTTGCTATGGAG GAGACTGTGGAGTGGGAGCATAAAAGCAAAGTTTCTGGAAAAATGCATGCTTGTGGACACGACGCACATGTAGCAATGCTCCTTGGTGCGGCAAAGATGCTGCAAGGCCGTCGGCACGAGTTGCag GGAACAGTTGTTCTTGTTTTCCAACCAGCTGAGGAAGGAGGTGGGGGTGCAAAGATAATGATGGAGGACGGAGCTCTCGAAAACGTGAGTGTCATCTTTGGGGTGCACGTAACTGCTAGGTATCCTATCGGGACTGTAGTGAGCAGGCCTGGACCGATCTTGGCTGCTTCTGGCTTCTTTGAGGCAGTTATAAGTGGAAAGGGAGGCCATGCTGCCATTCCTCAGCACGCGGTCGATCCGATTGTAGCAGCCTCAAGTGCGATTGTTAGTCTCCAACATCTCATTTCACGTGAAGCCGATCCACTCGATTCTCAA GTAGTCACAGTAGCCAAGTTTGAAGGAGGCGGGGCTTACAATGTCATTCCGGATTCTGTCACAATTGGTGGAACATTCCGAGCATTCTCAAAGGAAAGCCTTTACCAACTTACACGTAGAATCGAAGAG GTGATTAGAAGACAAGCTAGTGTACACAGATGCAATGCTTCAGTCTCCTTTGATGCTAAGCCATTCTACCCAGTAACAGAAAACGACCGATATCTCCACCAACACTTCCTCAATGTTGCAGAGGACATGTTGGGTGCGAGCAAAATCTTAGACATGAAACCCCTGATGGGTTCGGAGGACTTCTCGTTCTACTCAGAGGTGATTCCTGGGTACTTTTACTATGTCGGGATGAAGAACGAGACTCTAGGAGTCTATGAACCAGGGCATTCTCCTCACTTTCGGGTCAATGAAGATGTTCTTTCTTATGGAGCGGCAGTTCAGGCATCACTAGCTGCAAGGTACATCCTCGAACATCATCACGAAGATGAGGCAGTAAAAGAAGTTCCTCAAGATGAATTGTGA
- the LOC116201089 gene encoding IAA-amino acid hydrolase ILR1-like 4 isoform X1, translating into MGHLRRWVPLILILCILIPLGSPRSILTAEELALVPASFLDLARSPEVSEYMVRIRRRIHEYPELGFEEFETSKLIRTELDEMGIHYRYPLAVTGVVGYIGTGKPPFVALRADMDGLDMEERVEWEHKSKVPGRMHACGHDAHVAMLLGAAKMLQGRQDELQGTVVLVFQPAEEGAGGAKMMIEHGALENVSAIFGVHVAAMDPIGAVASRAGPIMAACGFFEAVITGKGGHAAIPQYAVDPIVAASSVIVSLQHLVSREADPLDSQVVTVAKFEGGEAFNVIPDSVTIGGTFRAFSKESFHQLRQRIEEVIAGQASAHRCNASVSFAEPIDPVTENDRYLHQHFLNVAEDMLGVSKIIEMRPMMGSEDFSFYSEVIPSYFYYVGMKDEVGVSEPEHSPHYRVNEDVLSYGAALQASLATRYILEHHHGNNAVEEVPHDEL; encoded by the exons ATGGGCCACCTCCGCAGATGGGTTCCCCTAATTTTGATTCTCTGCATACTCATCCCTCTGGGCTCTCCAAGGTCGATTCTGACCGCCGAAGAGCTGGCCCTCGTCCCGGCCAGTTTCCTCGACCTTGCGAGGTCGCCGGAGGTGTCGGAGTACATGGTGAGGATCAGGAGGAGGATCCACGAGTACCCGGAGCTCGGGTTCGAGGAGTTCGAGACCAGTAAGCTCATCAGGACCGAGCTTGACGAGATGGGGATCCATTACAGGTACCCACTTGCCGTTACTGGCGTTGTCGGTTACATCGGGACCGGGAAGCCCCCCTTTGTGGCTCTCAGGGCAGACATGGATGGCCTTGATATGGAG GAGAGAGTGGAATGGGAGCATAAAAGCAAAGTTCCCGGAAGAATGCACGCCTGTGGACACGACGCGCATGTGGCAATGCTCCTCGGTGCTGCAAAGATGCTGCAAGGTCGTCAGGATGAGTTGCAG GGAACAGTCGTTCTTGTTTTCCAACCAGCTGAGGAAGGAGCTGGGGGAGCAAAGATGATGATAGAGCATGGAGCTCTCGAAAATGTGAGTGCCATCTTTGGAGTACACGTAGCTGCCATGGACCCCATTGGAGCTGTAGCGAGCAGGGCCGGCCCAATCATGGCTGCTTGTGGCTTCTTTGAAGCAGTTATAACTGGAAAGGGGGGCCATGCTGCCATTCCTCAGTATGCGGTAGATCCAATTGTAGCGGCCTCAAGCGTGATCGTTAGTCTCCAACATCTTGTTTCACGTGAAGCCGATCCTCTCGATTCTCAA GTAGTCACGGTAGCGAAATTTGAAGGAGGTGAGGCTTTCAATGTCATTCCTGATTCTGTCACAATTGGCGGAACATTCCGAGCATTCTCAAAGGAGAGCTTTCACCAACTCAGACAGAGAATCGAAGAG GTAATTGCAGGACAAGCTAGTGCGCACAGATGCAATGCTTCAGTCTCTTTTGCCGAGCCAATCGACCCAGTAACAGAAAACGACCGATATCTCCACCAACACTTCCTTAATGTTGCGGAGGACATGTTGGGCGTCAGCAAAATCATAGAGATGAGACCAATGATGGGTTCGGAGGACTTCTCGTTCTACTCAGAAGTGATTCCCAGCTACTTTTACTATGTCGGGATGAAGGACGAGGTAGGAGTCTCTGAACCAGAGCATTCTCCTCACTATCGGGTCAATGAAGATGTCCTCTCTTATGGAGCGGCGCTTCAGGCGTCACTAGCCACAAGGTACATCCTCGAACATCACCACGGAAATAATGCAGTGGAAGAAGTCCCTCATGATGAACTGTGA
- the LOC116201089 gene encoding IAA-amino acid hydrolase ILR1-like 4 isoform X3: MGHLRRWVPLILILCILIPLGSPRSILTAEELALVPASFLDLARSPEVSEYMVRIRRRIHEYPELGFEEFETSKLIRTELDEMGIHYRYPLAVTGVVGYIGTGKPPFVALRADMDGLDMEERVEWEHKSKVPGRMHACGHDAHVAMLLGAAKMLQGRQDELQGTVVLVFQPAEEGAGGAKMMIEHGALENVSAIFGVHVAAMDPIGAVASRAGPIMAACGFFEAVITGKGGHAAIPQYAVDPIVAASSVIVSLQHLVSREADPLDSQVVTVAKFEGGEAFNVIPDSVTIGGTFRAFSKESFHQLRQRIEEDKLVRTDAMLQSLLPSQSTQ; this comes from the exons ATGGGCCACCTCCGCAGATGGGTTCCCCTAATTTTGATTCTCTGCATACTCATCCCTCTGGGCTCTCCAAGGTCGATTCTGACCGCCGAAGAGCTGGCCCTCGTCCCGGCCAGTTTCCTCGACCTTGCGAGGTCGCCGGAGGTGTCGGAGTACATGGTGAGGATCAGGAGGAGGATCCACGAGTACCCGGAGCTCGGGTTCGAGGAGTTCGAGACCAGTAAGCTCATCAGGACCGAGCTTGACGAGATGGGGATCCATTACAGGTACCCACTTGCCGTTACTGGCGTTGTCGGTTACATCGGGACCGGGAAGCCCCCCTTTGTGGCTCTCAGGGCAGACATGGATGGCCTTGATATGGAG GAGAGAGTGGAATGGGAGCATAAAAGCAAAGTTCCCGGAAGAATGCACGCCTGTGGACACGACGCGCATGTGGCAATGCTCCTCGGTGCTGCAAAGATGCTGCAAGGTCGTCAGGATGAGTTGCAG GGAACAGTCGTTCTTGTTTTCCAACCAGCTGAGGAAGGAGCTGGGGGAGCAAAGATGATGATAGAGCATGGAGCTCTCGAAAATGTGAGTGCCATCTTTGGAGTACACGTAGCTGCCATGGACCCCATTGGAGCTGTAGCGAGCAGGGCCGGCCCAATCATGGCTGCTTGTGGCTTCTTTGAAGCAGTTATAACTGGAAAGGGGGGCCATGCTGCCATTCCTCAGTATGCGGTAGATCCAATTGTAGCGGCCTCAAGCGTGATCGTTAGTCTCCAACATCTTGTTTCACGTGAAGCCGATCCTCTCGATTCTCAA GTAGTCACGGTAGCGAAATTTGAAGGAGGTGAGGCTTTCAATGTCATTCCTGATTCTGTCACAATTGGCGGAACATTCCGAGCATTCTCAAAGGAGAGCTTTCACCAACTCAGACAGAGAATCGAAGAG GACAAGCTAGTGCGCACAGATGCAATGCTTCAGTCTCTTTTGCCGAGCCAATCGACCCAGTAA
- the LOC116201089 gene encoding IAA-amino acid hydrolase ILR1-like 4 isoform X4, translating into MGHLRRWVPLILILCILIPLGSPRSILTAEELALVPASFLDLARSPEVSEYMVRIRRRIHEYPELGFEEFETSKLIRTELDEMGIHYRYPLAVTGVVGYIGTGKPPFVALRADMDGLDMEERVEWEHKSKVPGRMHACGHDAHVAMLLGAAKMLQGRQDELQGTVVLVFQPAEEGAGGAKMMIEHGALENVSAIFGVHVAAMDPIGAVASRAGPIMAACGFFEAVITGKGGHAAIPQYAVDPIVAASSVIVSLQHLVSREADPLDSQVVTVAKFEGGEAFNVIPDSVTIGGTFRAFSKESFHQLRQRIEEVNIGNCRTS; encoded by the exons ATGGGCCACCTCCGCAGATGGGTTCCCCTAATTTTGATTCTCTGCATACTCATCCCTCTGGGCTCTCCAAGGTCGATTCTGACCGCCGAAGAGCTGGCCCTCGTCCCGGCCAGTTTCCTCGACCTTGCGAGGTCGCCGGAGGTGTCGGAGTACATGGTGAGGATCAGGAGGAGGATCCACGAGTACCCGGAGCTCGGGTTCGAGGAGTTCGAGACCAGTAAGCTCATCAGGACCGAGCTTGACGAGATGGGGATCCATTACAGGTACCCACTTGCCGTTACTGGCGTTGTCGGTTACATCGGGACCGGGAAGCCCCCCTTTGTGGCTCTCAGGGCAGACATGGATGGCCTTGATATGGAG GAGAGAGTGGAATGGGAGCATAAAAGCAAAGTTCCCGGAAGAATGCACGCCTGTGGACACGACGCGCATGTGGCAATGCTCCTCGGTGCTGCAAAGATGCTGCAAGGTCGTCAGGATGAGTTGCAG GGAACAGTCGTTCTTGTTTTCCAACCAGCTGAGGAAGGAGCTGGGGGAGCAAAGATGATGATAGAGCATGGAGCTCTCGAAAATGTGAGTGCCATCTTTGGAGTACACGTAGCTGCCATGGACCCCATTGGAGCTGTAGCGAGCAGGGCCGGCCCAATCATGGCTGCTTGTGGCTTCTTTGAAGCAGTTATAACTGGAAAGGGGGGCCATGCTGCCATTCCTCAGTATGCGGTAGATCCAATTGTAGCGGCCTCAAGCGTGATCGTTAGTCTCCAACATCTTGTTTCACGTGAAGCCGATCCTCTCGATTCTCAA GTAGTCACGGTAGCGAAATTTGAAGGAGGTGAGGCTTTCAATGTCATTCCTGATTCTGTCACAATTGGCGGAACATTCCGAGCATTCTCAAAGGAGAGCTTTCACCAACTCAGACAGAGAATCGAAGAGGTAAACATAG GTAATTGCAGGACAAGCTAG
- the LOC116201089 gene encoding IAA-amino acid hydrolase ILR1-like 4 isoform X2: MGHLRRWVPLILILCILIPLGSPRSILTAEELALVPASFLDLARSPEVSEYMVRIRRRIHEYPELGFEEFETSKLIRTELDEMGIHYRYPLAVTGVVGYIGTGKPPFVALRADMDGLDMEERVEWEHKSKVPGRMHACGHDAHVAMLLGAAKMLQGRQDELQGTVVLVFQPAEEGAGGAKMMIEHGALENVSAIFGVHVAAMDPIGAVASRAGPIMAACGFFEAVITGKGGHAAIPQYAVDPIVAASSVIVSLQHLVSREADPLDSQVVTVAKFEGGEAFNVIPDSVTIGGTFRAFSKESFHQLRQRIEEVNIGQASAHRCNASVSFAEPIDPVTENDRYLHQHFLNVAEDMLGVSKIIEMRPMMGSEDFSFYSEVIPSYFYYVGMKDEVGVSEPEHSPHYRVNEDVLSYGAALQASLATRYILEHHHGNNAVEEVPHDEL; the protein is encoded by the exons ATGGGCCACCTCCGCAGATGGGTTCCCCTAATTTTGATTCTCTGCATACTCATCCCTCTGGGCTCTCCAAGGTCGATTCTGACCGCCGAAGAGCTGGCCCTCGTCCCGGCCAGTTTCCTCGACCTTGCGAGGTCGCCGGAGGTGTCGGAGTACATGGTGAGGATCAGGAGGAGGATCCACGAGTACCCGGAGCTCGGGTTCGAGGAGTTCGAGACCAGTAAGCTCATCAGGACCGAGCTTGACGAGATGGGGATCCATTACAGGTACCCACTTGCCGTTACTGGCGTTGTCGGTTACATCGGGACCGGGAAGCCCCCCTTTGTGGCTCTCAGGGCAGACATGGATGGCCTTGATATGGAG GAGAGAGTGGAATGGGAGCATAAAAGCAAAGTTCCCGGAAGAATGCACGCCTGTGGACACGACGCGCATGTGGCAATGCTCCTCGGTGCTGCAAAGATGCTGCAAGGTCGTCAGGATGAGTTGCAG GGAACAGTCGTTCTTGTTTTCCAACCAGCTGAGGAAGGAGCTGGGGGAGCAAAGATGATGATAGAGCATGGAGCTCTCGAAAATGTGAGTGCCATCTTTGGAGTACACGTAGCTGCCATGGACCCCATTGGAGCTGTAGCGAGCAGGGCCGGCCCAATCATGGCTGCTTGTGGCTTCTTTGAAGCAGTTATAACTGGAAAGGGGGGCCATGCTGCCATTCCTCAGTATGCGGTAGATCCAATTGTAGCGGCCTCAAGCGTGATCGTTAGTCTCCAACATCTTGTTTCACGTGAAGCCGATCCTCTCGATTCTCAA GTAGTCACGGTAGCGAAATTTGAAGGAGGTGAGGCTTTCAATGTCATTCCTGATTCTGTCACAATTGGCGGAACATTCCGAGCATTCTCAAAGGAGAGCTTTCACCAACTCAGACAGAGAATCGAAGAGGTAAACATAG GACAAGCTAGTGCGCACAGATGCAATGCTTCAGTCTCTTTTGCCGAGCCAATCGACCCAGTAACAGAAAACGACCGATATCTCCACCAACACTTCCTTAATGTTGCGGAGGACATGTTGGGCGTCAGCAAAATCATAGAGATGAGACCAATGATGGGTTCGGAGGACTTCTCGTTCTACTCAGAAGTGATTCCCAGCTACTTTTACTATGTCGGGATGAAGGACGAGGTAGGAGTCTCTGAACCAGAGCATTCTCCTCACTATCGGGTCAATGAAGATGTCCTCTCTTATGGAGCGGCGCTTCAGGCGTCACTAGCCACAAGGTACATCCTCGAACATCACCACGGAAATAATGCAGTGGAAGAAGTCCCTCATGATGAACTGTGA
- the LOC116201090 gene encoding 60S ribosomal protein L31: protein MVEKTKVRKEEVVTREYTINLHKRLHGCTFKKKAPKAIKEIRKFAEKAMGTKDVRVDVKLNKHIWSRGIRSVPRRIRVRIARKRNEDEDAKEELYSLVTVTEIPPEGLKGLGTKIIEDDD, encoded by the exons ATGGTGGAGAAGACGAAGGTGAGGAAGGAGGAGGTGGTCACCAGGGAGTACACCATCAATCTCCACAAGCGTCTTCATGGCTG CACATTCAAGAAGAAAGCGCCAAAGGCCATAAAGGAGATCAGGAAGTTTGCCGAGAAGGCGATGGGAACCAAGGATGTCCGGGTAGACGTGAAGCTGAACAAGCACATATGGAGCAGGGGTATCCGAAGCGTCCCCAGGAGGATCAGGGTTCGGATCGCTCGCAAGAGGAACGAGGATGAAGATGCCAAGGAGGAGCTCTACTCTCTCGTCACCGTCACCGAGATCCCACCGGAAGGTCTCAAGGGTCTTGGCACCAAGATCATTGAAGACGATGACTGA